A single window of Labrus mixtus chromosome 23, fLabMix1.1, whole genome shotgun sequence DNA harbors:
- the gc2 gene encoding retinal guanylyl cyclase 2, translating into MKLKCCAFIIFSQTWMQKQEKAPALLVLMTCLCFLPCPAQAAWFQVGVVGPWGCDPLFGKALPSVAAQLAVSRINRDMALSKAATFDYVVLQEPCETSRALEAFIGFHTKASGYIGPANPGYCDAASMLSKGWSKALFSWGCVGYELDDVRNHPTFARSVTRPTLVLISIIKYFRWAHIGIISSSDDIWVETATKVADSLRSHGLPIRLVNIMENTPHGIRRTLVKIRKMGELKVVILCMHSALIGGVVQKLLLETAFDMQMIDGSLVFVPYDTLLYSLPYRNVSYQALKSNSKLLQAYDAVLTITIDSPQVSFYDAYREAMERREIARTLMPQQVSPLFGTIYNSILVMAHAVHHVGKSGEWMSGGNLARTWHTSNLSFQGFSHSVKSNSIGEVLLDYLILDTDGLSWDLIPTYRIDMESGMVHFLGRDIHFPLGYRLRRDSSCWFTPGVICSGGVDLFLTISMFLGAMASSVFAAVCVYCIRRHINRIRMVRGPNKILLTLDDVTFISPSLSNKKLSLVDSKISGMKSLSECSVVSPVSTQSPATYENSNVVIYEGDWAWLKRLPDGNFSRINPKTSLVFELMKDMRHENVNPFLGFFHDCDVFAIVTEFCSRGSLEDLLLNEDVKLDWMFKSSLLLDLIKGMKYLHHRGVSHSRLKSRNCVVDGRFVLKVTDYGYNEVLEAQRFPYIEPPVDEMLWTAPEILRVFGQPGLHGTPTGDVYSFSIVMQEVVIRGPPFCMLDLSAKDIIEKLRKPPPLCRPVVSQDYAPLECIQLMKQCWSEQPDKRPSFEEIFDQFKDINKGKKTNIIDSMLRMLEQYSSNLEELIRERTEELEIEKQKTEKLLTQMLPPSVAEALKVGGTVEPEHFESVSLYFSDIVGFTTISANSEPIEVVDLLNDLYTVFDAIIGNHDVYKVETIGDAYMVASGVPVLNENRHAAEIANMALDILSAVGTFKMRHMADVPVRIRIGLHTGPCVAGVVGLTMPRYCLFGDTVTTASRMESSGLPYRIHVHETTVKVLQDLNLGYRFELRGKTEVQAQGKKAEDTYWLVGRAGFTKPLPVPPDVKSGQMAHGLQMAEIAQYKKRKAEKLQQEKDSKKRN; encoded by the exons ATGAAACTAAAGTGCTGTGCCTTCATTATCTTTTCTCAAACATGGatgcagaaacaggaaaaagctCCTGCTCTCCTGGTCCTTATgacctgtttgtgtttcctgccCTGTCCAGCACAGGCAGCCTGGTTTCAGGTTGGAGTGGTTGGACCGTGGGGATGTGATCCCCTCTTTGGCAAGGCCCTTCCCAGTGTGGCAGCACAGCTGGCTGTCAGCCGCATCAACCGGGACATGGCGCTTTCCAAAGCTGCAACATTTGACTATGTTGTACTGCAG GAGCCATGTGAAACATCAAGAGCACTTGAAGCATTCATTGGTTTCCACACTAAGGCCTCAGGGTACATCGGACCAGCAAACCCTGGCTACTGTGATGCTGCTTCAATGCTGAGCAAAGGCTGGAGCAAA GCATTGTTTTCTTGGGGTTGTGTTGGCTATGAGCTGGACGATGTTCGGAACCACCCAACTTTTGCCCGCTCTGTGACAAGGCCCACCTTGGTGCTGATCAGTATCATAAAGTACTTCAGGTGGGCCCACATTGGCATCATCTCTTCCTCAGATGACATCTGGGTGGAGACAGCCACCaag GTGGCTGATTCCCTGAGGAGCCATGGTCTGCCAATCAGACTGGTCAATATTATGGAAAACACACCTCACGGCATAAGACGAACCCTGGTAAAGATCCGCAAGATGGGAGAACTAAAAG TTGTGATCCTCTGCATGCATTCAGCACTTATTGGCGGCGTAGTCCAGAAACTGCTCTTGGAGACAGCATTTGACATGCAGATGATCGACGGCTCCTTGGTCTTCGTGCCCTACGACACCCTGCTCTACAGCTTGCCCTACCGCAACGTGTCCTACCAGGCTTTGAAGAGCAACAGCAAACTGCTGCAGGCCTATGATGCTGTGTTGACTATCACCATTGACTCGCCACAGGTGTCTTTTTATGATGCATACAGAGAGGCCATGGAGAGGCGGGAGATTGCAAGGACACTGATGCCCCAGCAG GTGTCTCCACTCTTCGGCACCATCTACAACTCTATCTTAGTCATGGCTCATGCAGTGCATCATGTCGGGAAGTCTGGAGAGTGGATGTCTGGTGGAAACCTAGCAAGAACCTGGCACACCAGCAACCTGTCCTTCCAG GGATTCAGCCACTCTGTCAAATCCAACAGCATCGGAGAAGTTCTGCTGGACTACCTCATACTGGACACTGATGGACTTTCCTGGGATCTGATACCAACATATAG GATTGACATGGAGTCTGGTATGGTGCATTTCCTTGGTCGAGATATTCATTTCCCACTTGGCTACAGACTCAGAAGGGACTCGTCGTGCTGGTTTACTCCTGGAGTCATCTGCTCAGGAG GTGTAGATTTGTTCTTGACAATCAGCATGTTCCTCGGAGCTATGGCTTCTTCCGTTTTTGCAGCAGTATGTGTTTACTGCATCAG GCGACATATAAATCGGATTCGCATGGTAAGGGGTCCAAACAAGATCTTGCTGACTCTGGATGATGTTACGTTTATAAGTCCATCACTTAGCAACAAG AAGCTGAGTCTGGTTGACAGCAAGATTAGCGGCATGAAGAGTTTGTCGGAGTGCAGCGTTGTGTCACCAGTCTCCACCCAATCCCCAGCCACCTATGAGAACTCCAATGTTGTCATTTACGAG GGTGACTGGGCGTGGCTGAAGAGACTACCTGATGGGAATTTCAGCCGCATCAACCCCAAAACCAGTCTTGTGTTTGAACTG ATGAAGGACATGCGGCATGAGAACGTCAATCCCTTCTTGGGCTTCTTTCACGACTGTGACGTGTTCGCCATCGTGACTGAGTTCTGCTCGAGAGGAAGTTTGGAGGACCTTCTGCTAAATGAAGACGTCAAACTTGACTGGATGTTCAAGAGTTCTCTGCTACTGGATTTGATAAAG GGCATGAAATACCTCCATCACCGTGGAGTATCCCATAGTCGCCTGAAATCCCGTAACTGCGTGGTGGATGGGCGTTTTGTCCTAAAGGTCACAGACTATGGCTACAACGAAGTTCTGGAGGCTCAGAGGTTCCCTTACATTGAACCACCAGTAGACG AAATGCTGTGGACAGCTCCAGAGATCCTGAGAGTCTTTGGGCAGCCAGGGCTTCATGGAACTCCAACTGGTGATGTGTACAGCTTTTCCATTGTCATGCAGGAAGTTGTGATCAGAGGGCCTCCGTTTTGCATGCTGGACCTGTCCGCCAAAG ACATAATAGAGAAGCTACGTAAGCCTCCTCCGCTATGTCGCCCAGTGGTGAGTCAAGACTACGCTCCACTAGAGTGCATCCAGCTGATGAAACAGTGCTGGAGTGAACAGCCGGACAAGAGACCCAGCTTTGAGGAGATCTTTGACCAG TTTAAGGACATCAACAAAGGGAAGAAGACCAACATCATAGACTCGATGCTGCGGATGTTGGAGCAGTACTCGTCTAACCTGGAGGAGCTGATCAGGGAGCGAAcagaggagctggagatcgagaAACAGAAGACGGAGAAGCTGCTGACACAGATGCTGCCTCC GTCCGTGGCCGAGGCCCTGAAGGTCGGAGGAACAGTCGAACCCGAGCATTTTGAAAGTGTGTCTCTTTACTTCAGCGACATCGTTGGCTTCACAACCATCTCAGCCAACAGTGAACCCATCGAGGTGGTCGACCTGCTCAACGACCTCTACACAGTGTTTGACGCCATCATAGGAAACCATGATGTCTACAAG GTGGAGACTATCGGCGATGCGTACATGGTGGCGTCAGGCGTTCCTGTCCTCAATGAGAACCGGCATGCTGCAGAGATAGCAAACATGGCTCTGGACATCCTGAGCGCGGTGGGAACTTTCAAAATGAGACACATGGCAGATGTTCCTGTCAGGATTCGAATAGGACTACACACAG GTCCATGTGTAGCCGGTGTGGTTGGTCTCACGATGCCtcgttactgtctgtttggaGACACGGTGACCACTGCTTCTCGAATGGAGTCCAGCGGGTTAC CCTACAGGATCCACGTCCACGAGACCACAGTAAAGGTTTTGCAAGATCTCAATCTCGGCTACAGATTTGAGTTGAGGGGCAAGACGGAAGTCCAG gCGCAGGGGAAAAAAGCAGAGGACACATACTGGCTTGTTGGGAGGGCAGGATTTACCAAACCTCTTCCTGTCCCTCCAGACGTCAAGTCTGG GCAAATGGCCCACGGGCTGCAGATGGCCGAGATCGCCCAGTACAAGAAACGAAAAGCTGAGAAACTACAACAGGAAAAAGAttcaaagaagagaaactga